One window of the Chitinophaga niabensis genome contains the following:
- a CDS encoding MbnP family protein, producing the protein MKLHRLLTALLVLCMACKKDVQDQKGTLQITFKNVVNGAPLKLNTSNYTNAAGETFTISTFKYYISNITLIKLDNSELKLPAAYYLVNETDSASKVISIPAPGGEYRAISFMLGVDSTRNVSGAQTDALDPVNGMFWSWNSGYIMAKLEGTSPASTAASNALTFHIGGFSGRYNALQTIQLVSPISLSVSEIRKPQITINADAYTWFNQPNLIRFQTTSTIHVPGEDALKVATNYRNMFRITDVTDL; encoded by the coding sequence ATGAAGCTGCACCGCCTCCTGACCGCATTGTTAGTTTTATGCATGGCCTGTAAAAAGGATGTTCAGGATCAAAAAGGCACCCTGCAGATCACCTTCAAAAATGTAGTGAACGGCGCACCACTCAAACTGAACACTTCTAATTATACCAATGCCGCCGGTGAAACCTTCACCATTTCCACCTTCAAATATTACATCAGCAATATCACGCTCATTAAACTTGATAACAGCGAATTGAAATTACCCGCTGCTTATTATCTCGTCAACGAAACAGACTCTGCCTCCAAAGTGATCAGTATCCCTGCTCCCGGAGGAGAATACAGGGCTATTTCCTTTATGCTGGGGGTAGACAGCACACGGAATGTAAGCGGCGCACAAACAGATGCACTGGATCCTGTAAACGGGATGTTCTGGAGTTGGAACAGCGGTTATATTATGGCTAAACTGGAAGGAACTTCTCCTGCATCTACAGCAGCCAGCAATGCACTGACCTTTCATATTGGCGGATTCAGCGGGCGTTACAATGCACTGCAAACGATCCAGCTGGTCAGCCCGATCAGTTTATCCGTTTCTGAAATACGCAAACCGCAGATTACGATTAATGCAGACGCTTATACCTGGTTCAATCAACCAAACCTGATCCGTTTTCAGACAACTTCCACCATCCACGTACCGGGAGAAGATGCCTTGAAAGTAGCCACAAATTATCGTAACATGTTCCGCATTACAGATGTAACTGACCTGTGA
- the fucP gene encoding L-fucose:H+ symporter permease, with protein MAGGAASTTNYTSTGTTTGQKFLFPFILVTSLFFMWGLAYGLLDVLNKHFQEALSINKARSTLLQAAYFGAYFLMALPAGLLMKRFSYKSGIILGLLLYAAGAALFYPAAHYANFNFFLGALFVLASGLTFLETAANPYVTVLGDRATSEQRLNLSQCFNGLGSFLGPIIGGALFFGGEKEAGAGSDLSSVQLVYIVMAVVVLLIAFLFYRTRLPEIASAEGETGKAAGTGKKLFAHRHFTLGITAQFFYVAAQVGVGALFINYVTEYWEGATSEKASYLLAVSLALFTIGRFVGTALMRKIAPNVLLTWYALINIALCAVVIMGKGAISVYALIGIFFFMSIMFPTIFALGVKDLGEHTKEGSSFIIMSIVGGALVPYVMGAIAESQSTAISFIVPLLCFVVVLLYGWKGYKTK; from the coding sequence ATGGCAGGCGGCGCAGCTAGCACAACCAATTATACATCCACGGGCACTACAACTGGTCAGAAGTTTCTCTTTCCTTTTATCCTGGTGACGAGCCTTTTCTTTATGTGGGGCCTGGCTTACGGCTTACTGGATGTACTCAATAAACATTTCCAGGAAGCATTATCCATCAATAAAGCACGTTCCACGCTCCTGCAGGCAGCCTATTTCGGGGCTTACTTCCTGATGGCCTTACCCGCAGGCCTGCTCATGAAACGCTTTAGTTATAAATCAGGGATCATCCTGGGTTTATTGTTGTATGCAGCAGGCGCGGCATTGTTCTATCCTGCGGCACACTATGCGAATTTCAATTTCTTCCTGGGTGCATTATTTGTGCTGGCTTCCGGTTTAACATTCCTGGAAACTGCTGCTAACCCTTATGTAACGGTGTTAGGAGATAGAGCCACTTCTGAACAACGCCTGAATTTATCACAGTGCTTTAATGGACTGGGATCATTCCTGGGCCCTATCATTGGCGGTGCATTATTCTTTGGCGGTGAAAAAGAAGCTGGCGCTGGATCAGATCTTTCTTCCGTACAGCTCGTATACATTGTAATGGCTGTAGTGGTACTGCTGATCGCTTTCCTCTTCTATCGTACAAGACTGCCTGAGATCGCTTCTGCTGAAGGTGAAACGGGAAAAGCTGCAGGAACAGGTAAGAAATTGTTCGCACACCGTCACTTTACATTGGGTATAACTGCACAGTTCTTTTACGTAGCAGCACAGGTAGGCGTAGGCGCGCTCTTCATTAATTATGTAACAGAATACTGGGAAGGCGCAACAAGTGAAAAAGCATCTTACTTACTGGCAGTATCACTGGCATTATTCACTATAGGCCGTTTTGTGGGTACAGCACTGATGCGTAAGATTGCACCGAATGTATTGCTTACCTGGTACGCACTGATCAATATTGCACTTTGTGCTGTAGTGATCATGGGTAAAGGTGCTATATCTGTATATGCATTGATCGGTATCTTCTTCTTTATGTCTATCATGTTCCCTACCATCTTTGCATTAGGTGTGAAAGACCTTGGTGAACATACAAAAGAAGGTTCTTCTTTCATCATTATGTCTATCGTAGGTGGTGCTTTGGTGCCTTATGTGATGGGTGCTATTGCAGAATCCCAGTCAACGGCAATTTCCTTTATCGTGCCGCTGCTCTGTTTTGTGGTAGTGTTACTCTATGGATGGAAAGGATACAAGACTAAATAG
- a CDS encoding cytochrome-c peroxidase: MTRYLIYTACLFLLIWSCRRGTDVKPGPQPYTLNLPSNFPQPVYDMSQNPLTVQGVALGRRLFYDPRLSRDSTISCGFCHQQFAAFAHFDHPLSHGIDNNTGFRSVPGLFNLIWQREFMWDGGVNHLEIQPLTPITDPNEMGEDLARLIAKLNGDAKYRSLFNGAFGAGEINSQKVFKALAQFMATMNSFDSKYDSVMRNAPGAKFTTEEENGYKIFQNKCASCHKEPLFTDGSYRNNGLPINASLHDAGRMRITNNTNDYLKFKVPSLRNIIKSPPYMHDGRFYDIFNVFDHYSEGVIQTPTIDPLLRNGLPLTESEKRELYFFLNTLTDPGFISSKALSEIVITD, translated from the coding sequence GTGACAAGATACCTGATATATACAGCCTGTCTGTTCCTGCTCATATGGAGCTGCAGACGTGGAACGGATGTAAAACCGGGCCCGCAGCCGTATACCCTCAACTTACCTTCCAACTTCCCGCAGCCGGTATATGATATGTCACAAAACCCGCTCACTGTACAGGGGGTGGCATTGGGAAGAAGGTTATTCTACGATCCCCGTTTATCCCGTGACAGTACCATCTCCTGTGGTTTTTGCCATCAGCAGTTTGCTGCCTTTGCGCACTTTGATCATCCTTTAAGTCATGGTATTGATAATAACACCGGCTTCCGATCTGTGCCTGGTCTCTTTAACCTGATCTGGCAGAGAGAATTTATGTGGGATGGTGGCGTCAATCACCTGGAAATACAACCACTCACGCCCATCACCGATCCCAATGAAATGGGAGAGGACCTTGCCAGGCTGATAGCAAAACTGAATGGAGATGCGAAATACAGAAGCCTGTTCAATGGAGCCTTTGGTGCAGGAGAAATTAACAGCCAGAAAGTCTTTAAAGCTTTAGCGCAATTCATGGCCACCATGAATTCCTTCGATTCAAAATACGACAGCGTAATGCGGAATGCCCCCGGTGCGAAGTTCACAACGGAAGAGGAAAACGGGTACAAGATCTTCCAGAACAAATGTGCTTCCTGCCATAAAGAACCATTATTCACAGATGGTTCTTACAGGAATAACGGCCTGCCCATCAATGCTTCCTTACATGATGCCGGCCGCATGCGCATCACCAATAACACCAACGACTATCTGAAATTCAAAGTGCCCTCTTTGCGAAATATCATCAAGAGCCCTCCTTACATGCACGATGGCCGTTTTTATGATATTTTCAATGTGTTCGACCACTATTCGGAAGGTGTAATTCAAACCCCTACCATTGATCCGCTCCTGCGGAATGGCCTGCCGCTTACAGAGAGTGAAAAGCGTGAATTGTACTTTTTCCTTAATACATTAACAGATCCCGGCTTTATCAGCAGTAAGGCCCTGAGTGAGATAGTGATTACTGACTAA
- a CDS encoding MFS transporter encodes MKPHMKMKAAEFIALSACTMMLTALGIDIMLPVLGELRKHFGLEPASTAAAQVIGFFFMGQVAQIIFGVLSDRFGRLPILRVGFPLYIIGGIAAAFAPSLQLMCAARFLAGMGASAVFMITIAGVRDRFVGDEMARIMSLIFTIFLFTPVVAPFLGIAILNVSSWKMVFLTPPIFAVIIFLWSLRLEESLLPGQRVALNWKSIRRSIRTVISNPVFLRYAGVSTLLFMALSAYVSSSEHIVGEIYGKPELFAWIFGSMGLVMALFTLLNSRLSSRYGARRTIKWLVVLYTIIAGILLLLTAVLGDPPTMPVFFIAITLLMALNLAIEPNSSALGLEPMGEMAGMASSVYGTAFFFIGASLGSVISYLMVKGIFPLAISYFIIGVISVILVFSDRRPFSKEI; translated from the coding sequence ATGAAACCACACATGAAAATGAAAGCCGCTGAGTTCATTGCCCTGTCTGCCTGCACCATGATGCTCACAGCTTTAGGGATTGACATCATGCTTCCTGTATTAGGCGAACTTCGAAAGCACTTTGGCCTCGAACCTGCATCTACCGCAGCTGCGCAGGTGATCGGCTTCTTCTTTATGGGGCAGGTGGCACAGATCATATTTGGTGTGCTTTCGGACCGCTTTGGACGATTACCGATCTTACGTGTAGGCTTCCCCTTATACATCATTGGTGGGATAGCTGCGGCTTTTGCACCAAGCCTGCAGCTTATGTGTGCGGCACGCTTTTTAGCAGGTATGGGAGCATCGGCCGTATTTATGATCACTATTGCCGGTGTTCGTGATCGCTTCGTTGGAGATGAGATGGCCCGCATTATGTCGCTGATCTTTACTATATTCCTTTTTACGCCTGTAGTGGCGCCTTTTCTGGGGATCGCCATTCTGAATGTTTCATCCTGGAAAATGGTATTCCTCACACCTCCCATTTTTGCAGTTATTATCTTTCTCTGGTCACTCAGGCTGGAGGAATCCCTTCTTCCCGGGCAACGCGTTGCACTTAACTGGAAGAGCATCCGCAGATCCATCCGGACAGTTATCAGTAATCCCGTTTTTCTGAGGTATGCTGGCGTTAGTACATTACTTTTCATGGCATTGAGCGCATATGTTTCCAGCTCTGAACACATTGTGGGAGAGATCTACGGCAAGCCGGAATTATTTGCCTGGATTTTTGGAAGCATGGGATTGGTAATGGCACTTTTCACACTGCTGAATTCCCGCCTTTCTTCCCGGTATGGGGCAAGGCGTACGATAAAATGGCTGGTTGTACTATACACTATCATAGCAGGTATACTGCTGCTTTTGACCGCTGTTTTGGGTGATCCGCCAACAATGCCGGTTTTCTTTATTGCTATCACGCTTTTGATGGCCCTCAATTTAGCCATAGAACCTAATAGCAGTGCTTTGGGCTTAGAGCCAATGGGAGAAATGGCTGGTATGGCATCATCTGTTTATGGAACTGCTTTCTTTTTCATCGGGGCTTCGCTGGGGTCTGTGATAAGTTACTTAATGGTGAAAGGCATTTTCCCGCTTGCGATAAGTTATTTTATTATCGGGGTTATTTCAGTGATCCTGGTATTTAGCGATCGCCGGCCGTTCAGCAAAGAAATTTAA
- a CDS encoding DUF4954 family protein, whose amino-acid sequence MNHIEKKPLHQLGYQFIDGPYLPEGKNEYYLRDKQRGKETVHRKLNAREIETLVRNDNTSDDWNNIFVDNDFDPNLVQHCHFYGMVRIGKLEPYFLEFHNLRLPVGLYNSTIASCDFGDNVVVQNVNFLSHYIIGNEVIIANVNEMATTDHAKFGNGIVKEGEPESVRIWLELCNENGGRSVMPFDGMLPGDAWLWTRNRHDAVLQEQFKAFTEKEFDKKRGYYGMVGDRTVIKNCKIIKDVTIGTDAYLKGANKLKNLTVNSEAGAPTQIGEGCEMVNGIIGLGCRAFYGVKAVRFIMASHSQLKYGARLINSYLGNNATISCCEVLNSLIFPAHEQHHNNSFLCAALIMGQSNMAAGATIGSNHNSRGADGEIIAGRGFWPGLSVTLKHNSKFASFTLISKGNYLHELQVPYPFSLVVNDEHENSLKVMPGYWLMHNMYALARNSWKYIDRDKRTDKTQVLEFDYLAPDSVEELFTTLELLELAVGKAHHGNKKVSEKVLRQDGRQLLLKENESVKRMTIYAEGIENSSRKVQLLKVHRSYPLFRELIVLYAMRNLLKNTATLTSFNALQALCRNSKRTAWHNAGGQLIKAEDLEDIKMRIRKGKISSWHQLHDVYRQLGARYEQDKLQHALASLFELLQLTPKEFTAAQLRKCLEQSVHTFGALTEGIYRSREKDYVNPFRQMTYENQEEMEAVVGKLDENSFIQQTITDLKAYKKQVKDLIKKWEL is encoded by the coding sequence AAACACTGGTTCGGAATGACAATACCTCGGACGACTGGAACAATATATTTGTAGACAACGACTTTGACCCCAACCTGGTGCAGCACTGCCACTTTTACGGCATGGTGCGCATCGGCAAACTGGAGCCTTACTTCCTGGAATTCCATAACCTCCGCCTGCCGGTAGGGCTGTATAACAGCACCATTGCCTCCTGTGATTTCGGGGACAATGTGGTGGTACAGAATGTGAACTTCCTCTCCCATTACATCATCGGCAACGAAGTGATCATTGCCAATGTAAATGAAATGGCTACTACAGACCACGCTAAATTCGGGAATGGTATTGTGAAGGAAGGTGAACCGGAAAGCGTACGCATCTGGCTGGAACTTTGCAACGAAAACGGTGGCAGGAGTGTAATGCCCTTCGATGGCATGCTGCCGGGAGATGCCTGGCTATGGACACGCAACCGGCATGATGCCGTACTGCAGGAGCAGTTCAAAGCCTTCACCGAAAAAGAGTTCGACAAAAAAAGAGGATACTACGGCATGGTGGGAGACCGCACCGTGATCAAGAACTGCAAGATCATCAAAGATGTAACCATCGGTACGGATGCTTATCTGAAAGGTGCCAATAAATTAAAGAACCTCACTGTCAACAGTGAAGCCGGCGCTCCTACACAGATAGGAGAAGGATGTGAAATGGTGAACGGGATCATTGGTCTTGGCTGCCGCGCTTTCTATGGCGTGAAAGCTGTTCGTTTTATCATGGCCTCACATTCGCAGTTAAAATATGGTGCACGGCTGATCAACTCATACCTGGGCAACAATGCTACGATCTCCTGCTGTGAAGTATTGAATTCACTGATCTTCCCGGCACATGAACAACATCATAACAACTCCTTCCTCTGTGCCGCATTGATCATGGGCCAGAGTAATATGGCAGCTGGTGCTACCATTGGTTCCAATCATAATTCCCGGGGAGCAGATGGTGAGATCATTGCAGGCAGAGGATTCTGGCCGGGTCTCTCAGTGACCCTGAAACATAATTCCAAATTTGCCAGCTTCACCCTCATCTCTAAAGGTAACTACCTGCATGAATTACAGGTACCTTATCCTTTCAGTCTTGTTGTGAACGATGAACATGAGAACAGCCTGAAAGTAATGCCGGGATATTGGCTCATGCATAATATGTATGCACTGGCCCGCAACTCCTGGAAATATATAGACCGGGACAAACGCACAGATAAAACACAGGTGCTGGAATTTGATTACCTGGCACCGGATTCCGTGGAAGAATTATTCACTACACTGGAACTGTTGGAACTGGCTGTAGGAAAGGCTCACCATGGCAATAAAAAAGTAAGTGAGAAAGTGCTGCGGCAGGATGGCCGGCAGTTACTGCTGAAAGAAAACGAATCCGTTAAGCGGATGACGATCTATGCAGAGGGTATCGAAAATTCTTCCCGTAAAGTACAACTGCTGAAGGTACACAGGTCCTACCCGCTTTTCCGGGAGCTAATCGTATTATACGCTATGCGCAACCTGCTGAAGAATACAGCGACGCTTACTTCTTTCAATGCTTTGCAGGCCCTTTGCAGGAACAGCAAACGCACAGCATGGCATAATGCCGGCGGGCAGCTGATTAAAGCAGAGGACCTGGAGGATATCAAAATGCGGATCCGGAAAGGTAAGATCAGCAGCTGGCATCAGTTGCATGATGTATACCGGCAGCTGGGGGCCCGTTATGAACAGGATAAACTGCAACATGCCCTGGCCAGCCTGTTTGAGTTGTTACAGCTCACACCCAAAGAATTCACGGCCGCTCAGCTAAGGAAATGCCTGGAGCAATCCGTGCATACGTTCGGGGCTTTAACGGAAGGGATCTATCGCAGCCGGGAAAAAGACTATGTCAATCCTTTCCGCCAGATGACCTACGAGAACCAGGAAGAAATGGAAGCAGTAGTAGGCAAACTGGATGAGAACAGTTTTATTCAGCAAACGATCACGGATCTGAAAGCCTATAAGAAACAGGTTAAAGACCTGATCAAAAAATGGGAACTCTGA
- a CDS encoding septal ring lytic transglycosylase RlpA family protein yields the protein MKNIILLLWVILMGAGPAVAQLKAKSSPNTGIASYYAQKFHGRKTASGEIFDNTAMTAAHNTLPLGTFIKVTNIRNNRWVVVKVTDRLHAANRRVVDLTQAAAKKLGFIHWGLTRVRVEVVSREFVNSIPLWDVAVN from the coding sequence ATGAAAAATATTATATTATTACTATGGGTCATATTAATGGGAGCAGGGCCTGCTGTAGCACAATTGAAGGCTAAATCTTCACCCAATACCGGAATAGCGAGTTATTACGCACAGAAATTCCATGGCAGAAAGACTGCGAGCGGTGAGATCTTTGATAACACTGCGATGACCGCCGCACATAATACATTACCACTGGGAACATTTATAAAGGTTACAAATATCAGGAATAACCGTTGGGTGGTTGTGAAAGTAACGGACCGTTTGCATGCAGCTAACCGCAGGGTGGTTGATCTTACGCAGGCAGCAGCGAAGAAGTTGGGTTTTATTCACTGGGGACTGACTCGGGTGAGAGTGGAAGTAGTGTCCAGGGAGTTTGTGAATAGTATACCGTTGTGGGATGTGGCGGTGAACTAA
- a CDS encoding DNA-3-methyladenine glycosylase I, whose protein sequence is MEKNRCSWSLKDQLYKDYHDNEWGVPNHDDTHLFEMLNLEGAQAGLSWYTVLTKRENYRAAFDQWDAAKIARYTEKKISSLLENPGIIRNQLKIRATVGNAKAFLAVQKEFGSFDKYIWQFVGGKPILHKFKSLSQVPAKTAESDAMSKDLLKRGFKFVGSTICYAYMQATGMVNDHVQGCWKYHK, encoded by the coding sequence ATGGAAAAGAACCGTTGCAGCTGGAGCCTCAAAGACCAGTTATACAAAGACTATCACGACAATGAATGGGGTGTGCCCAATCATGATGATACGCATTTATTTGAGATGCTCAATCTTGAAGGTGCACAGGCGGGGCTAAGCTGGTATACGGTACTTACTAAAAGAGAGAACTACCGTGCTGCTTTTGATCAGTGGGATGCAGCTAAAATAGCTCGTTATACGGAGAAGAAGATCTCTTCTTTACTGGAGAACCCAGGGATCATCCGAAACCAGCTAAAGATCCGTGCCACGGTTGGTAATGCAAAAGCTTTCCTTGCCGTGCAGAAGGAATTCGGGAGTTTTGATAAATACATCTGGCAGTTTGTGGGGGGCAAGCCTATCCTTCATAAGTTTAAATCTTTATCGCAGGTACCTGCTAAAACTGCGGAGTCTGATGCTATGAGTAAGGACCTGTTGAAGCGGGGTTTTAAGTTTGTTGGGTCTACGATCTGTTATGCTTATATGCAGGCTACGGGGATGGTGAATGATCATGTGCAGGGGTGTTGGAAGTATCATAAATAA
- a CDS encoding dihydrofolate reductase family protein, which produces MSKIKVAAFSISLDGFGAGSHQSLKDPLGIRGEELHAWMFDKTTSDGVDNDIVKRSMENIGAWIMGRNMFGPVRGPWPDNEWKGWWGEQPPYHVPVFVLTHHARESVTMKGGTTFHFVTGGIEAALAEAKKVANGKDIRIGGGVSTIHQFLKAGYIDEIQLTFSPIFLGAGENLFSGIDLPALGFNQVEKINGENATHIILRK; this is translated from the coding sequence ATGAGTAAGATCAAAGTAGCAGCATTCTCCATTTCCCTGGATGGGTTTGGAGCAGGATCACATCAAAGCTTAAAAGATCCACTTGGCATAAGAGGTGAAGAACTTCATGCATGGATGTTTGACAAAACAACCAGTGATGGAGTGGATAACGACATTGTTAAGAGATCAATGGAGAATATAGGCGCCTGGATCATGGGGCGTAATATGTTCGGACCGGTTCGCGGGCCCTGGCCGGATAATGAATGGAAAGGCTGGTGGGGCGAACAACCTCCCTATCATGTTCCCGTATTTGTTTTAACCCATCATGCAAGGGAATCTGTTACGATGAAAGGAGGAACAACCTTTCACTTTGTCACAGGAGGTATTGAAGCTGCGCTTGCCGAAGCTAAAAAGGTTGCAAACGGAAAAGATATCCGTATCGGAGGTGGTGTGTCCACAATTCATCAATTCTTAAAGGCAGGTTATATTGACGAAATACAATTGACATTCTCACCCATTTTTCTTGGCGCAGGAGAGAACTTGTTTTCCGGCATTGATCTACCCGCCCTGGGTTTTAATCAAGTCGAAAAAATAAACGGAGAAAATGCAACGCATATTATTCTGAGGAAATAA
- a CDS encoding AAA family ATPase, which translates to MRIAVSGTHYTGKTTLIEDLIRELPNYEIIEEPYYQLEERGYQFAYPPSLEDFERQFLFSLQSIKGSGENVFLDRSPLDFIAYALSIEKAFSFDLNSWLNQAMNALAKLELILFVPIDNSISVPKSENNQLRFDVDERLREMLIDDCFSLDLNVMEVTGTRQERVKTVLRYLL; encoded by the coding sequence ATGCGTATTGCTGTTTCCGGAACACATTATACTGGCAAAACAACACTGATTGAAGATCTGATCAGGGAATTGCCCAATTATGAAATAATAGAAGAACCATATTACCAGCTGGAAGAAAGAGGATACCAGTTTGCATATCCTCCTTCACTGGAGGATTTTGAGCGCCAGTTCCTATTTTCTCTCCAATCAATTAAAGGCAGTGGTGAAAATGTATTTCTTGATCGAAGCCCACTGGACTTCATCGCTTATGCTTTAAGCATAGAGAAAGCTTTTTCTTTCGATCTGAATTCCTGGCTAAACCAGGCCATGAATGCGCTGGCAAAACTGGAATTAATCCTATTCGTTCCCATTGACAATTCTATCTCAGTACCTAAATCAGAGAATAACCAATTGAGGTTCGATGTGGATGAAAGGTTAAGAGAAATGCTGATTGATGATTGCTTTAGTCTTGATTTGAATGTCATGGAAGTTACAGGTACCCGTCAAGAGCGGGTAAAAACAGTTTTAAGATATTTATTATGA
- a CDS encoding SMI1/KNR4 family protein — MIGNTLTAIKTLLANEYPELNASLNPPATEADISRLETTTGLTLPDELKQLYRLHNGESGDAGLFFGLPFISIEEALAEWKVWESLADSTATLDSSIISVPSNHIKEQYVNTRYLPISKDYGGNNIGIDLDPGPDGISGQVINFGRDEDTRYVIAPSLGGFMEFILHHVKNNNFTFETNGDEEPRSFLMKEPANSHFLDTLKSLQLPFGSKSPAASANEEDYDTWFSSLDATWQGVIGTGKSFAALAGIKNLNLIRKNIVDLQPLVRFTGLRELLLSANPLEDISPLAGLLSLNTLYISKTNVRDISPLAPLKELKKLSISDTPVASLEVLQQLPKLKSLNIEKTEVSDLAQVIALRQLTELDLKGKQFPSFAGLSQLKHLVKLNLSDTNVTDTTFLSSLAKLSDLELCGTPVTDFSFLLQMNKLAYLTLSIQDFKQIVDRLRPGIGITICGEVTEEEQAMLLDYARRK, encoded by the coding sequence ATGATCGGAAACACCCTTACTGCAATAAAGACCCTGCTTGCAAATGAATACCCGGAACTGAATGCATCTCTGAACCCTCCCGCTACGGAGGCAGATATCAGCCGGCTTGAAACCACAACCGGTCTTACCTTACCCGATGAGTTAAAACAGTTGTACCGCCTGCACAATGGAGAGTCCGGCGATGCAGGCCTGTTTTTCGGATTGCCTTTCATCAGCATTGAGGAGGCGCTGGCGGAATGGAAGGTCTGGGAAAGTCTCGCCGACTCCACAGCAACGCTTGATAGCAGCATCATCTCCGTTCCTTCCAATCATATTAAGGAGCAATATGTCAACACCCGTTACCTTCCCATTAGTAAAGATTACGGAGGAAATAACATCGGGATAGACCTTGATCCCGGCCCGGATGGTATAAGCGGGCAGGTGATCAATTTTGGAAGGGATGAAGATACGCGGTATGTGATTGCACCCAGCCTTGGCGGGTTCATGGAATTCATCCTGCACCATGTTAAAAACAACAATTTTACATTTGAAACAAACGGAGATGAAGAACCTCGTAGCTTCCTGATGAAGGAACCTGCCAATAGCCATTTCCTTGATACCTTAAAGAGCCTTCAACTTCCTTTCGGCAGTAAATCGCCTGCTGCAAGTGCGAATGAAGAAGATTATGATACATGGTTCTCTTCACTTGATGCTACCTGGCAGGGCGTTATTGGTACTGGTAAAAGCTTCGCTGCATTGGCCGGTATAAAAAACCTTAACCTGATCAGGAAGAACATCGTGGATCTGCAGCCGCTGGTGCGTTTCACAGGCTTGCGGGAATTATTGCTTAGTGCCAACCCGCTGGAGGATATTTCACCACTTGCCGGATTGTTGTCTTTGAATACACTTTATATCAGCAAAACTAATGTGCGAGATATTTCACCGCTTGCTCCGCTCAAAGAACTTAAAAAGCTGTCGATCTCCGATACTCCTGTTGCTTCGCTGGAAGTACTGCAGCAACTACCAAAACTCAAATCACTGAATATAGAAAAAACAGAAGTCTCAGATCTGGCGCAGGTTATTGCGCTCCGCCAGCTGACCGAACTGGATCTCAAAGGGAAACAATTCCCTTCATTCGCGGGACTGAGCCAGCTGAAACACCTGGTGAAGCTGAACCTCAGTGATACCAATGTAACGGATACTACTTTTCTCAGTAGCCTGGCAAAATTGTCTGACCTGGAATTATGCGGAACGCCGGTAACAGACTTCTCTTTCCTATTGCAAATGAATAAACTGGCTTACCTCACGTTGAGCATACAGGACTTCAAACAGATCGTGGACAGGTTACGCCCCGGTATAGGGATTACCATCTGCGGGGAAGTGACAGAAGAAGAACAGGCTATGTTACTGGACTATGCCAGAAGGAAATAA
- a CDS encoding SDR family oxidoreductase translates to MDLGLQDKVVIVTGGAKGIGEAIARLIVAEGGIAVIAGRKEADNEKTVAELRKGGGKAFGITAELGKVDDCKKVIDQTIKEFGRIDGLINNAGANDGVGLESGNPEKFMQSLQNNLSHYYNLAHYALPYLKATKGNIVNIGSKVATTGQGNTSGYAASKGAINALTREWAVELLPFSVRVNTVIPAEVWTPLYETWIKSLPNPEEKLQSIVSKIPLEKRMTTSEEIAGMTVFLLSGLSSHTTGQIIYVDGGYTHLDRSVS, encoded by the coding sequence ATGGATCTCGGATTACAGGATAAAGTAGTGATTGTTACAGGTGGTGCTAAGGGTATTGGAGAAGCAATAGCACGGCTCATTGTAGCAGAGGGCGGCATTGCCGTGATTGCAGGCCGCAAGGAAGCGGATAATGAAAAAACAGTAGCAGAACTACGCAAAGGTGGTGGTAAAGCTTTTGGCATTACTGCTGAATTAGGTAAAGTAGACGATTGCAAAAAAGTAATAGATCAAACCATCAAAGAATTTGGCCGTATAGACGGATTGATCAATAACGCAGGTGCAAACGACGGGGTAGGACTGGAAAGCGGTAACCCCGAGAAGTTCATGCAATCCTTACAGAACAATCTATCGCACTACTACAATCTCGCGCATTACGCATTGCCTTACCTGAAAGCAACAAAAGGTAATATTGTGAACATTGGTTCTAAAGTGGCTACAACAGGGCAAGGGAATACTTCAGGTTACGCTGCATCTAAAGGAGCTATCAATGCACTTACAAGAGAATGGGCGGTAGAACTGCTGCCATTTTCCGTACGCGTGAACACCGTGATCCCTGCAGAAGTATGGACACCGCTGTATGAAACCTGGATCAAATCATTACCAAATCCGGAAGAGAAATTGCAATCCATCGTTTCTAAAATTCCATTGGAAAAAAGGATGACCACTTCAGAAGAGATTGCCGGTATGACGGTATTCCTTTTGTCAGGATTATCATCCCACACTACCGGACAGATCATTTATGTGGATGGAGGGTATACGCACCTGGACCGTTCTGTCAGTTAA